TCAGCTTGAATCCTTCATCAGATAAGAACAGGAGAACATTCCTCTCCAAAACTCCAGCACTTTtaaacagagcttctgaatatatctacactgatgggcgtggtgttctggaaatgaggtgtgttcaggtacatttctggagttttatcttgtttatcttggtaacagaaaacacaggagctccactgactgaatacaacctagacagatgccaacagtcagacgttcatcgctatctcggtaacacaggcgctgtgccgagccgagcgtacgccaccacttattacacacacatgaacacacagcagcacaaacccaacttttacatcaacaataaacagaatagtaaataaaataacattgctgttcccgtaaatgagctgctggagctccttcacagcgtcaaccagcagctcagtttcctctgctgagaagagtttgttggacacgtccaggtagctgcaccgttacaatagcaatccaccaaagtcagagctcacctgactcttaaagggaatgatgattggtttattttttgttacgcacaaaatgaaccacacccatgattaattagaaacatttttttgctttgtattttgagacacacaaggtgtacttttcccgtcattacgatagcaaagacacaatgacacaccctaaatcaagctgcatggtgcatggaTATAGGGCCCCATGTTTCTTGATgatgaaaaagtaaaaagatgTTTGATcttctgatgtgtttttttttttgttctattgtgAAAAAATATAGATCAACAAAAATTACAAATGAAGTGGATCTTCATCCACATTGTGTCCGTTATCTTCCAGCCTTTCTAACACTGTGTAGGAGTGAATGTCCTGGGCCCAGTTTCCTAAACGCATCATTATTATGTTGAGAAGCTTTTGGGAAATTTGGCCCTGTTCTGTTATTGTTTTACTGATTTTCTACTTATCTCCTGTTTTATAGAGGAAACCAGCCCTAATCAGAGAGAGACTGTCGCTGATCCTGCTGTGAGTCATCCTGCTGCCAGTGATCCTGCTGCCAATCATCCTGCTGCCAGTGATCCTGCTGCCAGTGATCCTGCTGTGAGTCATCCTGCTGCCAGTGATCCTGCTGCCAGTGATCCTGCTGCCAGTGATCCTGCTGCCAATCATCCTGCTGCCAGTGATCCTGCTGCCAGTGATCCTGCTGCCAATCATCCTGCTGCCAGTGATCCTGCTGCCAATGATCCTGCTGTGAGTCATCCTGCTGCCAGTGATCCTGCTGCCAGTGATCCTGCTGCCAGTGATCCTGCTGCCAATCATCCTGCTGCCAGTGATCCTGCTGCCAGTGATCCTGCTGCCAGTGATCCTGCTGCCAATCATCCTGCTGCCAGTGATCCTGCTGACAGTGATCCTGCTGCCAGTGATCCTGCTGCCAATCATCCTGCTGCCAGTGATCCTGCTGCCAGTGATCCTGCTGCCAGTGATCCTGCTGCCAGTGATCCTGCTGCCAATCATCCTGCTGCCAGTGATCCTGCTGACAGTGATGCTGCTGCCAGTGATCCTGCTGCCAATCATCCTGCTGCCAGTGATCCTGCTGCCAGTGATCCTGCTGTGAGTCATCCTGCTGCCAGTGATCCTGCTGCCAGTGATCCTGCTGCCAATCATCCTGCTGCCAGTGATCCTGCTGACAGTGATCCTGCTGCCAGTGATCCTGCTGCCAATCCTCCTGCTGCCAGTGATCCTGCTGCCAATCATCCTGCTGCCAGTGATCCTGCTGACAGTGATCCTGCTGCCAGTGATCCTGCTGCCAATCCTCCTGCTGCCAGTGATCCTGCTGCCAGTGATCCTGCTGCCAGTGATCCTGCTGCCAGTGATCCTGCTGTGAGTCATCCTGCTGCCAGTGATCCTGCTGCCAGTGATCCTGCTGCCAGTGATCCTGCTGCCAGTGATCCTGCTGCCAATCATCCTGCTGCCAGTGATCCTGCTGACAGTGATCCTGCTGCCAGTGATCCTGCTGCCAATCATCCTGCTGCCAGTGATCCTGCTGCCAATCATCCTGCTGCCAGTGATCCTGCTGCCAGTGATCCTGCTGCCAATCATCCTGCTGCCAGTGATCCTGCTGACAGTGATCCTGCTGCTAGTGATCCTGCTGCAAGTGATCCTGCTGCAAGTGATCCTGGTGCCAGTCATTCTGCTGCCAGTGATCCTGCTGAAAATCATCCTGCTGTCAATCATCATGCAGATTTATCAAACTAGATGAATTTAAGGCAGATGCTGCTGGGCAGTTTATTTACAGGATGCCT
This genomic stretch from Astyanax mexicanus isolate ESR-SI-001 unplaced genomic scaffold, AstMex3_surface scaffold_31, whole genome shotgun sequence harbors:
- the LOC125788856 gene encoding activating transcription factor 7-interacting protein 1-like, with product MQGVKVPIEPEEPNDKGETTFELLPALNGHVNEETSPNQRETVADPAVSHPAASDPAANHPAASDPAASDPAVSHPAASDPAASDPAASDPAANHPAASDPAASDPAANHPAASDPAANDPAVSHPAASDPAASDPAASDPAANHPAASDPAASDPAASDPAANHPAASDPADSDPAASDPAANHPAASDPAASDPAASDPAASDPAANHPAASDPADSDAAASDPAANHPAASDPAASDPAVSHPAASDPAASDPAANHPAASDPADSDPAASDPAANPPAASDPAANHPAASDPADSDPAASDPAANPPAASDPAASDPAASDPAASDPAVSHPAASDPAASDPAASDPAASDPAANHPAASDPADSDPAASDPAANHPAASDPAANHPAASDPAASDPAANHPAASDPADSDPAASDPAASDPAASDPGASHSAASDPAENHPAVNHHADLSN